Proteins encoded in a region of the Onthophagus taurus isolate NC chromosome 10, IU_Otau_3.0, whole genome shotgun sequence genome:
- the LOC111422018 gene encoding rhodanese domain-containing protein CG4456-like has product MFSSKTPLILRNISSIIFKSPQNPHLYQSSVNPNHKFFCHSGGDTKDVTYEEVKNMKDNKTVYLIDVREPEELKETGSIPGSINIPLNELETTLKNLSSQDFIGKYRRDKPNFDTPLVFSCKAGVRSQKALNIAQSLGFKRLRNYRGGWLDWEKNIKQS; this is encoded by the exons aTGTTTTCCTCAAAAACGCCGTTAATTTTAAGAAacatttcatcaataattttcaaatcacctcaaaacCCTCATTTGTATCAaa GTTCAGTTAATCCAaatcacaaatttttttgcCACTCCGGAGGTGATACGAAAGATGTCACTTACGAAGAAGTTAAAAACATGAAAGATAACAAAACGGTTTATCTCATCGATGTTAGAGAACCTGAGGAGTTAAAAGAAACGGGGAGTATTCCCGGATCAATAAATATTCCTT tgaaTGAATTAgaaacaacattaaaaaacttatcaTCTCAAGATTTTATCGGAAAATATCGACGTGATAAACCCAATTTTGATACTCCCTTAGTTTTTTCTTGCAAAGCTGGGGTTAGGAGTCAAAAAGCTCTAAATATAGCTCAATCATTGGGATTTAAAAGGCTTCGTAATTATAGAGGAGGATGGTTGGATTGggagaaaaacataaaacaatcataa